The DNA window actggactACAAATTTCTCCCTGTTTTAGACCCCTTGGGCACATAAAGGAGTCCGAAAAATCACTTCCTGATCGCACGTTTGCTTTTACCACGTCATACATACAGCTGAGCGCCTGGTACATCTTTCCTTTAACTCCATTTTTCTTCAAAGTTTTCCACAACGTAGTTCTTTCAACTGAATCAAAAGCTTTACGaaagtcaataaaagcaacatacAACTTCTTGTGTGTCAATAACTGCTTCTGTTCCAAAGCTTGTAgtgtaaaaatatgatcaacgGTACCATAGCCTCTGCAAAAACCAGCTTGACTCTCATTTAATATTTCATGTTTTTCGATCCAATTCGTCAATCTGTTGTTCAAAATGTAGCTATACAATTTGCTGCATATACATAATAATGAAATACCTCTGTAATTATCAGGATTATTCTTATCACCTTTCTTGTGAAGgggatgaattatggcttccgTCCATACATCAGGGTAAAGTCCTGAGGTAGACAATTTATTGAAATATTTTGTAAGAAACGGCACAACAGCTATGGCGGAATTCTTGAAGAACTCCCCAATTAAATAATCGGGTCCTGCAGCTTTACCATTCTTTAATACTCTAATAGCTTCTTTTACTTCGTTTTCCGTGATGACACGTTCAAGCGCATCCATGTCATACATCTCctatataaattgcataaaataaaaataaaataaaaaataaaaatccttgcgcttagaactgtacccacggaatataagcctcatattgattgattgattgaacccCAGCCGGAATGGACACGTGTCAACTTtatgcaaaagagagagagagagagagagagagagagagagagagagagagagagatagagagagagagagagagagagagagagagagagagagagagagagagagagagagagagagagagagagatctcaaTTTACAAACACTTGTGCAGCTTGTTCCTCTGAGTTCGGTGATTATAGAATGTGTTTGCGATTTTTAACATCAATTTCTTCATGTTCACCCACTGTGCACATCTTTACATTTATTTTCACTTTGTACAGGTGAACAGAACCAGGTGTTGGTCACGAACAACCACCAGCTCAGGATGTTCCCATGACCTCCAAGTCACGAGCTTAGAAAAGTACATGGCATGCATGAAAAGGGGACGACGAAGAACGCAACATTGACAGCTCAGTTTGTGTGCAGGTGTCTTAACAGCCCACAAACCCGGAATAGTCATCTGAGAAGCTCAGTTTGTGTGAAGGTGTCTTAGCAGCCCACAAACCCGGAATAGTCATCTGAGAAGCTCAGTTTGTGTGAAGGTGTCTTAACAGCCCACAAACCCGGAATAGTCATCTGAGAAGCTCAGTTTGTGTGAAGGTGTCTTAACAGCCCACAAACCCGGAATAGTCATCTGAGAAGAAGACGGCCTGAGACAACAGCAATGGCGTCTTCGGAAACGGGGAGTACGCACTACCAAGGGGAAGGTGACGACACTGAGGGTCCAGACTTCAGCTGTCTGCCAGATGTTGTGTGGGTCAAGGTGTTACAGTTGCTGGACGTTACTGACCGTTACCACGTGTCCTTGACCTGCTCCAGACTGCACGCCCACTTTGGCCACCCCTCTGGGTGGAGCCATGCGACACTGGATCTGTCGGTCAGTTACGATGGGGAGTTGGAAAAGTACAGTGACTTGTCCGTGCTACAGCACAAACATAGCGTGCTGCAGTATGTGAAGGTCGATATTCAGAAACTCCGTCTGCCGTTGCAAGTCATGTCACCAGAGGAAATCAGTACACTTCTTGAGCTTCCACTGAGCAAAAATCTAAAATCGCTGAAAATAAATTTAAACTTTGACATAATCGAGCTCAAAAGAGTGATTGAAAACAACGATACAGCGCATTTGTCGTCTGCATCTGTGCTGAACGAACTGTGCGACAGGGCGCCGGAAAAGCTGCTCGTTGAACTCGTTCTGATTGACTTGGCCATCAGCGACTTCAGTTCGGAAAATGCTCCCTGCGAAGTGTTTGACAGCTTGGGGCCAAAGACGTGGTACCAACGAGTGACTTCGCTTTCCTTCCCTCATGGCTCTCTGTCGGAAGAGACGCAGTTCAGTCTATACCCGCAGCTGACGTCTTCCCCCACAGCTGTTCTAGTGTCCAGGTTTCTCTCACTGCGCTGTCTGTCGCTCAGCGTCGTCAACCTGAGCGACCAGCTTCTCTACCAGCTGGCCGACATGTCACGCTCACACTGCTCGCTGAGATCCTTCACCATTCATTTCAGGTTGTGTTGTAACAGGTCTTTCACTCAAGAAATCCATTCTGACCTCGTTGAGCTGTCGTCTTCAGCGTGGGGaggacttgtgtctgtctgttccaACCTGGAGGTGTCCTGTTTCTTGGGCGAAGCTGTGACTCTGAAAGAACTGTGTTCTGTCGTCAGGCCCGAAGCGCCAGTGGTCAGCGTTCAGTTTCTGTACAGAGTAGACAAAGGCATAGAAGCATTTGTGCCGTTCTGTCTCCAGCATTCACAGACTCTCCAGCGGTTCACGTACAACGAATGTCTGACTAGTGTCATCAAGGTCAGATGTCAACGGAGGGCCGACCGCGGCGGGTCTCTCGTCTCCATGGTAACGGAGTGTCCCAGACTTCGACATCTTGTGTACATCGGAGAAATCCACAACGAAGACGTGGTCAAACTGGCCGAGCTCAACAGACAGTGGACGACGTTCGTGTTCCAAGACAAGCTGTTTCTGCTTGACGCCAGAGACAAGCTGTACAGTCCCGGGTGCAGAGGGGATCTCTCGCCCGCTGTCAGGGCAGCGCAGAAAGCGACACTCATCAGAATGTGTGATCACGTCTCTCGGCATCTGGGCTATCCGTGGAAACCTCGCGACTCTTGATCCGCTTGTCGGTAACGAGCTATATGTACAGTACAAGAGATCAACGTTTGTTTTCAGACTTTCACTTTCAAAGAAAGCTATCAGGACAGACATCAAttaagacagaaaaacagataagcattttttgatgacgtcatatccggctttttgaaCAAATGGAGGCCGCACTGTggtgacaatttttttttagcaaatCGATTGAAACTTTTGTGAAACATTCTTTGACTTACTCCAGACCTTGAGATTGCGTTTTAACTCGAAAGCTTAACAATTTATTAATTTGTTTGCTAATCAAAGTTCCCATTAAAAGCgaattttcattaaaaaaaatcaacagtgattgcattgtattccttatGAATTCCTGAAtcccaaaaatatatagatgtgttatgtttactctgaaaatatGCTCAGAATGGAAGAAAATTGGTTTATGCAAATTATGTCTTATGTTGGCATACTTCGCCGAGACCAGCTCGACCGATCTCGGTTTACAGTTTTCGGCTAGCCTGGTGACTGGTTCATGATGTTAAGTGTCGATtatttagtttcaggccgacagattgacttagTAGTTTTGAAATCTCAGTGAAGCGACTTCAGAAATCACACCACGATTTTATGAACACCAAGTCGTGGACAGTATTAAGCGTTTCGTTGGGCGTTTCTTTACAATGCCTCTCCTGATTGCTCAGGTGTGTAAATTCAGAGAACACGACAAGaacaaaatacaacaacctTTCAGCATGAAGCTCTTTCAAGTGGGTCGCTAATATATGTACACACAGAGCTTGTTTCGTTCAGCGGAGAGAAGCGGTGAACTGTAACGAAGAGTGTTCTATGATATTGTTCCCACCATCAGTTGCTTCGTTATTCTTATAGAGACGATTGTCGATGGTTGATTTCAGCATCTTTTACCCAGACATACGTTTTGATAGCCTCTTGCCACAAGAAGGTTAGACTTAGGAAACGTCATGCAGCTATCTATCGAACTAAATCCGGGTGTATACCTGCCCCTTTCAAGCTCTATATAAATGACACGTAGGTTTCTTACACTGAGACATATCGGCATATTACATCACAGTTTTGTATTCTGTAAATAAACCGGAAATACGTCTGTAAAACTCTTGGGAGACGTGTTTGTATTCACACATGTTATCTGCTTggtgtgtatgatgtgtgtgtgtgtgtgtgtgtgtgtgtgtgtgtgtgtgtgtgtgtgtgtgtgtctgtttgtgtgtgtgtgtgtgtctgtctgtgtgtgtgtctgtgtgtgtgtctgtgtgtgtgcgtgtgatgtaTGCTTTATATTAAACATttctgtgagtttgtgttcgagaggggtgggtgtgtggagtagggggtggggggggggagagaatcAGAATGTGTACCAACCTTTGTGTCTCATATCCTCAGTCGGCAAgcttgcttgtctgtctgtctgtctgtccgtctggtcctgttgttttgtgtgtgtttctgtcttttttctacCGTCGATGTGTGACAAAGAAAAACGGAGatggggtagagagagagagagagagagagagagagagagagagagagagagagagagagagagagagagagagagagagagagagagagagagagagagagagagagagagagagagagagagagagagagagagagagagagagagagagagagagagagagagagagagagagagagagagagagagagtgtgtgtgtatgtgtgtgtgtatgtgtgtgtgtgtgtgcctgcctgtgTTCCCGGTTGACTGGCAGCTTGGCTACGGGTATCCGTTTCTGGAGTGTCATTATATTTACTTTTCTAAGCTCACACTTCAACATTTcaaccaagtcacacacacaaaggttGTGAGAACGACAGCAACAGTGCAATATGTAATCTGAACTGCCATGTAACCGTACCACAAAAGACaatgatgttcggaaataactcagtcgagctttttttttgtaaaacacaataaaatgtttgtttatgatgacaaggccacaacaacaacaagtgtttatgatgacaaggccacaacaacaacaagtgtttatgatgacaaggccacaacaacaacaacaagatcgtttatcttctttatttttaaaattttcttTTGTCATTTACACAAACGCATGTGGCTTTTTATGGGCCTAAAATCGAGCGAGCTATGTCCCCTGGATGTCAGAGAAGAATACAtttcctgttgttgttgaaaggttacaaaaacaagaaattcctccgaggtaggaaaaacacccccgtccttagcattctcactgccaccaactgagcaggcactgctaacaagtgtggttatttccctttgaccattaatatgtccctctataagtccttgtagaatcttaatccaccaataactccctaaccgtgtgtttaactggtcccaatttttgtaaggaccgtctcaggaatgtatagaacctgttcaccaagtttggtgacgatcggtccgttcattcttgagatctatatgcgaacacaaacaaacaaacaaacaaacacatcgagcgaaacctatacacacccctataccgggggtgtaacaagttCTAGGGTCGGGTGGACAAAATAGGGTCTGTCGGCTAATCGGAAACATTGAATTTTTTCTTGGCTTTAATATGGGAGACACGCACTGATCAGTGTAGGCAAGCGACCATGACGTCACGGTGAATAACGAGCACCAGTGTGCACGTTGTCGAACGAGAAAGGAATAATTTTGAGTGGACAACGATACAATTATGTAGGTGAAACGTGCACATTGGGGCGTATTATTCGCTGACAATGTATCAGTGTTTCGAACTCAATCGTCGCAACACATTCACTGCCCGTTTTAACCTTGTCAGAGTTATTTGCAGAAATACTTTTTCTGCATCTttcttttcacacacaaaaatacacacaaaaacggagaaaaaacCCTACCATACACTTTtctgaatgttaaaaaaaacacaaaaaaaaccaaacatgaCTTGTGAGACCAATTTGCAATCAAAAGCTCTATTGAAGGACATGATTTCCAAAGAAAGTTACCAAATTATTTGTTTTCAAGAATCAGTTGATTTATGTACTTTCCGAAGAGTTATTCTATGCCACACAAATGTCATAAATGCGTGATCTGTaaaatacatacatttctttcagtgtttttatatttagtctagttttgactaaatattttaacatcgagggggaatcgaaacgagggtcgtggtgtatgtgcgtgtgtgtgtgtgtgtgtgtgtgtgtgtgtctgtgtgtgtgtgtgtgtgtgtagagcgattcagactaaactactggaccgatctttatgaaatttgacatgagagttcctgggtatgaaatccccgaacgtttttttcatttttttcataaatgtctttgatgacgtcatatccggcttttcgtgaaagttgaggcggcactgtcacgccctcatttttcaaccaaattggttcaaattttggtcaagtaatcttcgacgaagcccggggttcggtattgcatttcagcttggtggcttaaaaattaattaatgactttggtcattaaaaatcggaaaattgtaaaaaaaaataaaaatttataaaacgatccaaatttacgtttatcttattctccatcatttgctgattccaaaaacatataaatatgttatattcggattaaaaacaagctctgaaaattaaatatataaaaattattatcaaaattaaattgtccaaatcaatttaaaaacactttcatcttattccttgtcggttcctgattccaaaaacatatagatatgatatgtttggattaaaaacacgctcagaaagttaaaacaaagagaggtacagaaaagcgtgctatccttcttagcgcaactactaccccgctcttcttgtcaatttcactgcctttgccatgagcgatggcctgacgatgctacgagtaaaatggcattgcgttcagtttcattctgtgagttcgacagctacttgactaaatattgtattttcgccttacgcgacttgtttgatcaTGCACACTACTATGTATATTAGCAGACTTTACATAGGATTTGAGCATCCTTCCAttttgatacacacacacatacacgcgcgcgcgcacgcgcacgtacacagacgcacgcaagcatgcacgcactcacgcacgcacgcacacatacacactcatacgcacacaaactcacgcgcgcagacacacacaaacacacacactgtgacacacacaaaccacgagtCAGGTTTTGTTTCTTTTATATGTTACTTGCCACTGGTAACCTATTCTAAGTTTTGTCAAATATCTGACTTGTAAATGTTTGATTTTACTTTTCAAAGttgcaaaaaaaccaccaaaaaacAGACTGCTAGCTAAAAGTTACATATAATACACAAAATAAAGTTGCGAAAACTTATGTACAGCAAGCATAGCAATATTTGGAATCAGCTGTCCAAGCATAGCCCAGGAGCTGTGAAACAGCTGTGTACAGGTCGTCCAGTGCTGCCTGGCATGTCTCCTTTATGTCTTGGTGTCTGTCTTTTCCGTTGTCTAGCTTTTGCTTGTCCTGAAAACATGGTTTGTCGTGGTGTCTGTCTTTTCCGTTGTCTAGCTTTTGCTTGTCCTGAAAACATAGTTTGCCTTGGTGTATGTCTGTTTCGTGGTCAATGAGAATGTAATCGTCCCTGAACACAAAGGTCCTCCACCGCCTGTCGAGCTGAGCGAGTTGGATGATGTCCTCTGGGTGGATCTCACCGTCGTACACAAGGTGCTGCAACTGGGGGCAATCCATCGCCATGGAAACCAGCACAGAATCGGGTAGACGTGGGCGGTGATCTTCGCTGCATTCACAGCACCCTCTGCAGCAACATTCA is part of the Littorina saxatilis isolate snail1 linkage group LG6, US_GU_Lsax_2.0, whole genome shotgun sequence genome and encodes:
- the LOC138969490 gene encoding uncharacterized protein, which encodes MASSETGSTHYQGEGDDTEGPDFSCLPDVVWVKVLQLLDVTDRYHVSLTCSRLHAHFGHPSGWSHATLDLSVSYDGELEKYSDLSVLQHKHSVLQYVKVDIQKLRLPLQVMSPEEISTLLELPLSKNLKSLKINLNFDIIELKRVIENNDTAHLSSASVLNELCDRAPEKLLVELVLIDLAISDFSSENAPCEVFDSLGPKTWYQRVTSLSFPHGSLSEETQFSLYPQLTSSPTAVLVSRFLSLRCLSLSVVNLSDQLLYQLADMSRSHCSLRSFTIHFRLCCNRSFTQEIHSDLVELSSSAWGGLVSVCSNLEVSCFLGEAVTLKELCSVVRPEAPVVSVQFLYRVDKGIEAFVPFCLQHSQTLQRFTYNECLTSVIKVRCQRRADRGGSLVSMVTECPRLRHLVYIGEIHNEDVVKLAELNRQWTTFVFQDKLFLLDARDKLYSPGCRGDLSPAVRAAQKATLIRMCDHVSRHLGYPWKPRDS